Proteins found in one Lysinibacillus fusiformis genomic segment:
- a CDS encoding UDP-N-acetylmuramoyl-tripeptide--D-alanyl-D-alanine ligase, whose protein sequence is MKKTLKQLAAWLNEDMAAFGDTVVSGISIDTRTIQQGDLFVPFRGEHTNGHKFVIQAFEKGAGASLWQKDEPNPPEGYPLLFVDDPELALQEMARAYRNEHKAKFIGITGSNGKTSTKDILAGTLAPFFKVQKTIGNFNNQLGLPITILQLDEDTDVAVLEMGMSGFGEIEFLTKLARPHMTVITNIGEAHMQDLGSRAGIAKAKFEIIQGMQPDGLLFYDGDEPLLQELVAKEQHLQAVPFGLESDNLLYVENIHANADGSHFTTHGMIEGDFFISVLGKHQVKNTLVAMLISHKLGLNNEQIRTSLEHVVLTDMRMQQVQGTNGALFINDAYNAAPTSVKAAIQFMASSTIRPEKWLVLGDMLELGPNEQSFHEGLAEYINEHEIDYICLFGPRMAYLYQVLKERFEEERLLYAEDDYTAIIDKLKQANDASIVLLKGSRGMKLETILKAFTS, encoded by the coding sequence GTGAAAAAAACATTAAAACAATTAGCTGCATGGTTAAATGAGGATATGGCGGCTTTTGGTGACACGGTTGTGTCAGGAATTTCTATTGATACAAGAACAATTCAACAAGGGGACCTATTTGTACCATTTCGTGGTGAGCATACAAATGGACACAAGTTTGTGATTCAAGCATTTGAGAAAGGTGCGGGAGCTTCTCTTTGGCAAAAAGATGAGCCCAATCCACCAGAAGGTTACCCTTTATTATTTGTGGATGATCCAGAATTAGCTTTGCAAGAAATGGCTAGAGCCTATCGTAATGAACATAAAGCAAAATTTATTGGCATTACAGGTTCAAATGGTAAGACATCAACAAAGGATATTTTAGCGGGGACACTTGCTCCATTCTTTAAGGTACAAAAAACGATTGGGAACTTTAATAATCAATTAGGCCTGCCGATTACAATCTTACAGCTTGATGAAGATACGGATGTGGCCGTCCTTGAGATGGGCATGAGTGGATTCGGCGAAATTGAATTTTTAACTAAGCTTGCTCGTCCTCATATGACAGTTATCACAAATATTGGTGAGGCCCATATGCAGGATCTAGGGTCACGTGCAGGTATAGCAAAAGCGAAGTTTGAAATTATTCAAGGAATGCAACCAGATGGTCTATTATTCTATGATGGCGATGAACCTCTGCTTCAGGAATTAGTGGCAAAGGAACAGCACTTACAGGCAGTGCCGTTTGGATTAGAGTCAGATAATCTTTTATACGTAGAAAATATTCACGCTAATGCGGATGGTAGTCACTTCACTACACACGGTATGATAGAGGGTGACTTCTTTATTTCAGTGCTTGGCAAGCATCAAGTGAAAAATACACTTGTGGCCATGTTAATTTCTCATAAGCTAGGTTTAAACAATGAACAAATTCGTACATCCTTAGAGCATGTGGTATTAACAGATATGAGGATGCAACAAGTGCAAGGAACGAATGGTGCATTGTTTATCAACGATGCCTATAATGCAGCACCAACCTCGGTAAAAGCTGCCATTCAATTTATGGCTTCCTCTACAATTCGTCCTGAAAAATGGCTTGTGTTAGGAGACATGCTGGAGCTTGGACCAAATGAGCAAAGTTTCCACGAAGGGCTAGCAGAATATATAAATGAGCATGAAATCGATTATATCTGCTTATTTGGCCCTCGGATGGCATATCTTTATCAAGTATTAAAAGAGCGCTTTGAGGAAGAACGTTTATTGTATGCGGAAGATGATTATACGGCGATTATTGACAAGCTAAAACAAGCGAATGACGCATCTATTGTTTTACTTAAAGGCTCCCGTGGTATGAAATTAGAGACGATCTTAAAGGCATTTACGTCATAG
- a CDS encoding PH domain-containing protein produces MSKEINRLHPVSAIITSVKALKSMILPIAIIIISNGFNFSLNFRSEHFFETILLFGVWGVAALLALIGGIIKWRTFVYWFEDGELRVTYGLFVKKKRYIPFERIQSLNYNEGVFHRIFGLVKVQVETAGSKGGKPEVELTAIRKAAADVIELEMRHAKSEAVQQQDQAQVIEEAVSTPMIYHMSMRDLLVLATTSGGIGVVLSGLVAVASQFSDIIPYETVFHELADFVKIGAFLVALTVMVVLIVAWIVSVIITLINYYDYTVRIEEDKLIITKGLLEKKRITLPLNRIQAIRIVENPLRQLTGFATVVVESAGGNGEDGNDKKITLFPLIKKPDCMQTLEQLFPDMNWHPTFIRSPKRARPFFYRIDFIWLVPIIGACSYFFYPYGLLSLLLIPLKILLGIWQHKTAGYQIDGKQLAMQYRVFSRITLIMEKKRIQSIESTQSYFQKRKNVMSIKATVMSGATGTTGSVSSLEQRDAETILTWYEHS; encoded by the coding sequence ATGTCTAAGGAAATTAATCGTTTACACCCAGTGTCTGCAATTATAACGAGTGTAAAAGCATTGAAAAGTATGATATTACCAATTGCCATTATTATCATAAGTAACGGCTTTAATTTTTCTTTAAATTTTCGTAGTGAGCATTTTTTTGAGACTATTTTACTTTTCGGTGTATGGGGAGTTGCAGCACTTCTTGCACTCATTGGGGGAATCATAAAATGGCGGACATTTGTATACTGGTTTGAAGATGGGGAGTTGCGTGTAACATATGGATTATTTGTTAAAAAGAAACGTTATATCCCTTTTGAGCGTATTCAAAGTTTAAATTACAATGAAGGTGTTTTTCATCGTATTTTTGGTTTAGTGAAAGTTCAGGTGGAGACGGCTGGTAGTAAGGGCGGAAAACCTGAGGTTGAGCTGACAGCCATTCGCAAAGCAGCGGCAGATGTTATTGAATTAGAAATGCGTCATGCTAAAAGTGAAGCGGTTCAACAACAAGATCAAGCACAAGTAATAGAGGAAGCCGTATCAACCCCAATGATTTACCATATGTCTATGCGTGATTTGCTGGTATTGGCAACAACATCCGGGGGAATTGGTGTCGTGCTATCAGGTCTTGTAGCTGTTGCTTCACAATTTTCCGATATTATTCCTTATGAAACGGTATTTCATGAGTTAGCTGATTTTGTGAAAATCGGAGCATTTTTAGTGGCGTTAACGGTGATGGTGGTTTTAATTGTGGCTTGGATTGTATCGGTGATCATCACACTCATTAATTATTATGACTATACAGTCCGCATTGAAGAAGACAAACTGATTATCACAAAGGGTCTATTAGAGAAAAAGCGTATTACTTTGCCGTTGAATCGAATTCAGGCAATTCGTATTGTGGAAAATCCATTGCGTCAGTTAACAGGCTTTGCTACAGTGGTCGTGGAAAGTGCTGGAGGCAACGGCGAAGATGGAAATGATAAAAAAATTACGCTATTTCCACTCATTAAGAAGCCAGATTGTATGCAAACATTAGAACAGCTTTTCCCAGATATGAATTGGCATCCTACATTTATTCGCTCACCAAAAAGGGCAAGACCATTTTTCTATCGAATTGATTTTATCTGGCTAGTTCCGATTATTGGTGCATGTAGTTATTTCTTTTACCCATACGGGCTATTGTCATTGCTGTTAATTCCATTAAAGATTTTGCTTGGTATTTGGCAGCATAAAACTGCAGGCTATCAAATTGATGGGAAGCAACTGGCCATGCAGTATCGAGTTTTTAGTCGAATTACATTAATCATGGAGAAAAAACGCATTCAATCTATTGAAAGTACACAATCGTACTTTCAAAAAAGAAAGAATGTTATGTCTATAAAAGCAACCGTCATGTCAGGAGCAACTGGCACTACGGGAAGTGTATCCAGTTTAGAGCAGCGAGATGCAGAAACAATCTTAACGTGGTATGAACATTCATGA
- a CDS encoding PH domain-containing protein, giving the protein MRAQPIHQISRKGLTVWRFYGVIQTLVLLIVAGLVSYGTYYFEWPSFIFFIAGAVVVLSAILSIFIFPKIRWERWRYEVREHEIEVQHGLFVVKRTLIPMVRVQHVDTTQGPILKKYDLGNISISTAATVHTIPALVMDEADVLRARISDLARVAEDDV; this is encoded by the coding sequence ATGAGAGCACAACCGATTCATCAAATTTCTCGTAAAGGGCTAACTGTGTGGCGTTTTTATGGGGTTATACAAACTTTGGTGCTATTAATTGTAGCGGGGCTGGTAAGCTATGGTACTTATTATTTTGAATGGCCGTCATTTATTTTCTTCATAGCTGGTGCAGTTGTAGTACTAAGTGCGATACTGTCTATTTTTATATTCCCGAAAATAAGATGGGAAAGATGGCGTTATGAGGTACGTGAGCATGAAATCGAAGTACAACATGGTCTATTTGTAGTGAAACGCACATTAATACCAATGGTGCGTGTTCAGCATGTTGATACGACACAAGGGCCGATATTAAAAAAATACGATTTAGGTAATATTTCTATTTCAACAGCAGCAACTGTACATACCATTCCTGCACTTGTTATGGACGAAGCAGACGTACTGCGTGCTCGTATCTCTGATTTAGCAAGGGTGGCGGAAGATGATGTCTAA
- a CDS encoding GNAT family N-acetyltransferase, with the protein MFKYDINESAYLKLLDLSDVDELFALTDRSRDTLREWLPFVDDVKTVEDTEQFVKKAMQQYADHNGIQAGIYYDGKLAGVIGYHQINWQHKWTSIGYWLGNEFVGKGLVTNSMKALIDYAFNYLKLNRIEVRVAVGNIRSRTIPKVLGFHEEGRLRDAEWLYDHHVDQVVYGLTAAEWKKIKMSNEATVVL; encoded by the coding sequence TTGTTTAAATATGACATTAATGAAAGCGCTTATTTAAAGCTTCTGGATTTAAGTGATGTAGATGAGTTATTTGCTTTAACCGACCGTTCGAGGGATACATTACGTGAATGGTTGCCATTTGTAGATGATGTCAAAACAGTAGAAGATACGGAGCAGTTCGTAAAAAAGGCTATGCAACAATATGCTGATCACAATGGCATACAAGCAGGGATTTACTATGATGGAAAGCTTGCTGGTGTAATTGGTTACCATCAAATCAACTGGCAACATAAGTGGACAAGTATTGGCTACTGGCTAGGAAATGAATTTGTGGGTAAGGGGCTCGTAACCAATTCAATGAAAGCGTTAATTGATTATGCTTTTAATTATTTAAAGTTAAATCGCATCGAAGTGCGTGTCGCAGTAGGAAATATTCGCAGTCGTACAATTCCAAAAGTATTGGGTTTCCATGAAGAAGGGCGTTTAAGGGATGCTGAGTGGCTTTATGATCATCATGTAGATCAGGTTGTTTATGGTTTAACAGCAGCTGAATGGAAAAAAATTAAGATGTCAAATGAAGCTACAGTAGTTTTATAA
- a CDS encoding DEAD/DEAH box helicase, whose protein sequence is MTNFSELNISESTLRSVKRMGFEEATPIQEGTIRFAIEGRDVLGQAQTGTGKTAAFGIPLIEKIDPKNPNIQALVIAPTRELAIQVSEELYKIGYDKRVKLLSVYGGQEIGRQIRALKNRPQIIVGTPGRIIDHINRRTLKLEDVQTLVLDEADEMLNMGFIDDINSILENVPSERQTLLFSATMPPAIRKIAETFMRDPEIVKIKAKELTVDNIDQYFVKSAEREKFDVLSRLLNVHQPELAIIFGRTKRRVDELAQALSIRGYLAEGIHGDLSQAKRISVLRQFKENKIDILVATDVAARGLDISGVTHVYNFDIPQDPESYVHRIGRTGRAGKSGLAVTFVTPREMGYLRIVEETTKKRMTPLRPPTTDEALEGQQRLAVETLEGLIANNNLGDYRTFAAELLENHDAVDVVAAALRSLTREPDDTPVTITEERPLPMRRERSSNNRGGGDRGRGNRSFGGGRRDNARSGERRSSSSRREGGRREGGRREGGQGRTRSPRRNEG, encoded by the coding sequence TTGACAAATTTTTCAGAATTAAATATTAGCGAATCTACATTACGCTCAGTAAAGCGTATGGGATTTGAAGAAGCAACACCAATCCAAGAAGGTACTATTCGTTTTGCGATTGAAGGCCGTGATGTATTAGGTCAAGCACAAACAGGTACTGGTAAAACTGCCGCTTTCGGGATTCCACTAATCGAAAAAATCGATCCAAAAAACCCTAATATTCAAGCGTTAGTCATTGCTCCAACTCGTGAGTTAGCGATTCAAGTTTCAGAAGAGCTATATAAAATTGGCTATGACAAACGCGTAAAATTATTATCAGTATACGGTGGTCAAGAAATTGGCCGTCAAATTCGTGCACTGAAAAATAGACCTCAAATCATTGTTGGTACGCCAGGTCGTATTATTGATCATATTAATCGTCGTACGTTAAAATTAGAAGATGTTCAAACATTAGTATTGGATGAAGCAGATGAAATGTTAAACATGGGCTTTATCGATGATATTAATTCAATCTTAGAAAACGTGCCTTCTGAGCGTCAAACATTACTGTTCTCAGCAACGATGCCACCAGCAATCCGTAAAATTGCAGAAACATTTATGCGTGATCCAGAAATCGTGAAAATTAAAGCAAAAGAATTAACAGTTGATAATATTGATCAATATTTTGTTAAGTCTGCTGAACGTGAAAAATTCGATGTTTTATCTCGTTTATTAAATGTTCACCAACCAGAGCTAGCTATTATTTTTGGTCGTACAAAACGTCGTGTAGATGAGCTTGCACAGGCCCTATCTATTCGTGGCTATTTAGCTGAAGGTATTCATGGTGATTTAAGCCAAGCGAAGCGTATCTCAGTATTACGCCAGTTTAAAGAAAATAAAATCGATATCCTTGTTGCGACAGATGTAGCCGCTCGTGGACTTGATATTTCTGGTGTGACACACGTTTATAACTTTGATATTCCTCAAGATCCTGAATCTTACGTTCACCGTATTGGACGTACAGGTCGTGCAGGTAAATCAGGTCTTGCCGTAACATTTGTAACACCACGTGAAATGGGTTACTTACGTATTGTAGAAGAAACTACGAAAAAACGTATGACACCTCTTCGCCCACCAACAACTGATGAAGCATTAGAAGGTCAACAACGTTTAGCTGTGGAAACACTGGAAGGTCTTATTGCTAATAACAATTTAGGTGATTACCGCACATTTGCAGCAGAATTACTAGAGAATCATGATGCAGTGGATGTTGTTGCAGCTGCTCTACGTTCATTAACGAGAGAGCCAGACGATACACCAGTAACAATCACAGAAGAACGTCCATTACCAATGCGTCGTGAACGTTCTAGCAATAACCGTGGTGGCGGTGATCGTGGCCGTGGTAACCGTAGCTTTGGCGGCGGACGTCGTGACAATGCTCGCAGTGGAGAACGTCGCAGTAGCAGTAGCCGTCGCGAAGGTGGACGCCGTGAAGGCGGACGTCGTGAAGGCGGACAAGGTCGTACTCGCTCTCCAAGACGTAACGAGGGATAA
- a CDS encoding D-alanine--D-alanine ligase: MKKRIGLLYGGKSAEHEVSLSTARAVTGALNFEEYEVYPIFITSDGEWRRGERLEKPVSAIEELQFGDNTTILENNITDFLIDDNGNEVQFDVIFPLLHGTNGEDGTVQGLLEVLNLPYVGNGVLASSAGMDKVVMKQLFEIAGLPQVPYTYFIRSEWKNEQQVIIERCESNLSWPMFVKPANLGSSVGISKATDREELFKAIEVALQYDRKIVVEQGIVAREVELAVLGNDYPEVSVPGEIKPVTEFYDYDSKYKDGSTALIIPAELPVETVESLKELAKRAFKAIDGSGLVRADFFVTAENNVYINEVNTMPGFTPVSMYPLLWQHTNVSYPELIDRLITLAIERYEEKQQLHYKKD; encoded by the coding sequence ATGAAAAAAAGAATCGGTTTATTATACGGCGGAAAGTCAGCGGAGCACGAAGTGTCATTATCAACAGCACGTGCAGTCACTGGAGCTTTGAATTTCGAGGAGTATGAAGTATATCCGATTTTCATTACATCTGACGGGGAATGGCGACGTGGAGAGCGTTTAGAAAAACCTGTAAGTGCAATAGAAGAATTACAATTTGGTGATAATACAACAATTTTAGAAAATAATATTACTGATTTTTTGATCGATGACAATGGCAATGAGGTACAGTTCGATGTCATTTTCCCATTGTTACATGGTACTAATGGCGAGGATGGAACGGTGCAAGGTTTACTTGAGGTTCTGAATTTACCGTATGTAGGAAATGGTGTATTAGCATCCTCTGCTGGTATGGATAAAGTGGTAATGAAGCAATTATTTGAAATTGCAGGGTTACCACAAGTGCCCTATACGTATTTTATTCGTAGTGAGTGGAAGAATGAGCAACAGGTAATCATTGAACGTTGTGAAAGCAATTTGAGTTGGCCAATGTTTGTGAAGCCTGCAAACTTAGGATCGAGTGTTGGGATTAGCAAAGCAACAGATCGTGAAGAATTATTCAAAGCAATTGAAGTTGCTTTGCAATATGACCGTAAAATTGTTGTTGAGCAAGGAATTGTCGCTCGTGAAGTTGAATTAGCAGTGTTAGGCAATGACTACCCTGAAGTTTCAGTGCCAGGTGAAATTAAACCAGTTACTGAATTTTATGATTATGATTCTAAATATAAGGACGGCTCTACAGCACTTATTATTCCAGCTGAGCTTCCAGTAGAAACTGTTGAGAGCTTAAAGGAACTGGCAAAGCGCGCATTTAAGGCTATAGATGGCAGCGGCTTAGTTCGTGCGGACTTTTTTGTAACAGCTGAAAATAACGTTTACATTAATGAAGTGAACACAATGCCAGGTTTCACGCCTGTAAGTATGTATCCATTATTATGGCAGCATACAAATGTGAGTTATCCAGAGCTGATCGACCGTTTAATTACCTTAGCAATAGAACGCTATGAAGAAAAACAACAGCTTCACTATAAAAAAGACTGA
- a CDS encoding alpha/beta hydrolase codes for MSVGVLCIHGFSGGPYEVEPFTTYLRAHTDWVIAEPTLSGHGEELHMSGFKAKHWLMDAELAFRSLVKKVDEVIVVGFSMGGIIALYLAKRYKVKKLVLLSAAAKYVSPKQLVNDFKMLATEAYHHNLTNNELYLRYHHKFNNVPLASTVEFMKLVRMVAPYYQHIRIPVYIVQGKLDGIVPYHTAQFLFDELASKDKVLYFSDNGKHHICFEEDCSEWFPQVLMFLKNE; via the coding sequence TTGTCAGTAGGTGTACTATGTATTCACGGTTTTTCAGGTGGACCTTATGAGGTAGAGCCATTCACAACATACTTGCGTGCACATACAGATTGGGTCATTGCAGAGCCGACATTGTCTGGGCATGGAGAAGAATTGCATATGAGTGGTTTTAAGGCAAAGCATTGGTTAATGGATGCAGAGTTAGCCTTCCGATCATTAGTAAAAAAAGTTGATGAGGTAATCGTTGTCGGTTTTTCAATGGGAGGAATCATAGCACTATACTTAGCTAAACGCTATAAAGTAAAAAAACTTGTATTACTGAGTGCTGCTGCAAAGTATGTGAGCCCTAAGCAGCTAGTCAATGATTTCAAAATGTTAGCTACTGAAGCATATCACCATAATTTGACTAATAACGAACTCTATTTACGATACCATCATAAGTTTAACAATGTGCCTCTTGCATCAACGGTAGAATTTATGAAGCTGGTAAGGATGGTGGCGCCGTATTATCAACATATTCGAATTCCTGTATACATCGTGCAAGGTAAGTTGGATGGGATAGTGCCCTATCACACGGCACAATTTCTTTTTGATGAATTAGCCTCAAAAGACAAAGTTTTGTATTTTTCTGATAATGGCAAGCATCATATATGTTTTGAGGAAGATTGCTCTGAATGGTTTCCACAGGTTTTAATGTTTTTGAAGAACGAATAA